GGCATCAAACTGTGGTATCCTTATGTTGGCAGCGGGTTTGGAAAAGGTGCTTATGTTGAACTTCTAGATGGATCTGTAAAGCTTGACTTTATCAGCGGAATCGGAGCACATTTTGAACATGGCAATACAGCCATTATCTCTGCAATGATTGACGCAGCATTTGAAGATAAAGTCATGCAAGGCAATTTGCAACAAAATATGGTTGCAAAGGAACTTTCAAGCCTTTTACTTAAAAGTTCTGGCTTTGATCATGTTTTTCTTTCTACATCTGGGGCCATGGCCTGTGAAAATGCACTAAAAATCATCTTTCAAAAGAAATCTCCAGCAAGGCGCATCCTTGCCTTTGAGCATTGTTTCATGGGAAGAACACACCTGCTTGCACAAATTACTGATAAACCAGAACTTCGAAAAGGCCTTCCAAGCACTACTTTTGTAGACTACTTACCCTTTTATGATCCTTTGCACCCAAAAGAATCTATAGAAAAAGCTCTTTCTCTTATGAAAACGTATATAAAGCGCTACCCTAATGACTATGCAGTATTTTGTTTAGAACTAGTTCAAGGAGAAGGAGGCATTAATGTTGGTTCTCGTGATTTCTTTTTACCTCTCATAGAGCTTGCAAAGGCTCATAATATTGCCATATTTGTAGATGAGGTCCAAACATTTGGTAGAACAGAAAATCTCTTTGCCTACC
The nucleotide sequence above comes from Chlamydiales bacterium. Encoded proteins:
- a CDS encoding aminotransferase class III-fold pyridoxal phosphate-dependent enzyme, with product MGLIKKQFQEDPRYQTAKKALLELYTEYQHKIDGIKPAQSNLKCDYDKIVQEFESSRGIKLWYPYVGSGFGKGAYVELLDGSVKLDFISGIGAHFEHGNTAIISAMIDAAFEDKVMQGNLQQNMVAKELSSLLLKSSGFDHVFLSTSGAMACENALKIIFQKKSPARRILAFEHCFMGRTHLLAQITDKPELRKGLPSTTFVDYLPFYDPLHPKESIEKALSLMKTYIKRYPNDYAVFCLELVQGEGGINVGSRDFFLPLIELAKAHNIAIFVDEVQTFGRTENLFAYQYFDLFPYIDVVSIGKLSQIAATLFKSSFKPLPNLLSQTFIGSTSALYGSFVIIKSLLSDNYLGPSGKIKHLHTYFLKHFERLHKIYPDKIEGPYGLGGLIAFTPFKGDKEQVTLFAHKLFSLGLIIFLTGENPSRIRMLPPIGNTSEKDIDQAFTIIEEALKQI